The segment GAGGTCCTTGGACACCTCGCCGGCCATGTAGTCGCGCTGGACGGAGTTGACCGTGGGGTTCTTGTTGGAGTTCTCCTGCTTGACCTCTTCGTTGTTGCATTCGATGAGCGCGAGGATCTGGTCGTCGGTGGTGTTCTTGCGGCGCTTCTCGTTTTGCAGGTAGCGGTAGATGATGTACTTGCGCGCCACCTCGTAGCAATCCAGGCGCATGATCTCGTCTTCCACCATGTCCTGGATCTCTTCGACCGACACGGTGTGGCCCGACGCCTCGCACAGATCCGCCACGTTGGCGGCGGCGTACATGACCTGGCGCTCGGTCAGGCGCTGGCTATCCTTGACCTCCTTGTTGGCGGCCGCGATCGCGTTGGCGATCTTGGTGACGTCGAAGGGGACTTCGGATCCGTTGCGCTTGATGATCTTCATGAGCGGGGCCTCTTTTCTGTGCGGTCGGGCGGCGCGGTAGCGGATGCGCTTCGCGGTATGCATGGATGAATAATGAATACGGGTAGGTTGTGATCGGTGGTGACATGATACGCCAAACGGCCCCGCGATGTAAGAGCTGCGGACACAATATATTGTGTCCGCAGTTATATGATTCATCAATACATAGTGTTATTGCAGGTCGTAGGGGGATAAGAGCGCTGTTAACGCTTCGGTAGCGTTTCGCGTACCCGGGCGGCTGCGGATGGTTACGGAAGGGGGAAATATTCACATGCGGTGCGCCGACCTGCGGACCTCTTGAAAAGGTCGGATTGCAAGAGGTCCGCGCATGGCGTTTCGGTGTAGAATCACTCCGTGGTTTTTGTCGTAGGGGAGGGTTCGCATCGTCGGTTCCGCCGATAGGCGGGTACGTTCGCGCACCCTCGGTTCGGAAGGAGAAAAAGGGAGTGGATCGGTTCTTCAAGATTTCCGAAAGGAAGAGCACGGTTGGAAACGAGGTCATCGGTGGTTTGACTACGTTTCTGGCCATGGCTTACATCATTGCGGTCAACCCGTTGATGATGAGCATCGCCGGCATCCCGTTCGATGCCGCCCTCACGTCGACGTGCTTCGGCGCGGCCATCATGACCATCGCGATGGGCATCTTCGCCAACCGCCCGCTGGCGCTCGCCTCGGGCATGGGGATCAACGCGATCGTGGCCTACAGCCTGTGCGGCGCGACCGCGCTCGGCGTGGACTGGCGCGTTGCGATGGCGGTCATCTTCTTGGAAGGCGTGCTCATCCTGGTGCTGGTCCTGTGCGGTCTGCGCAAGGCCATCATGGACGCCATCCCGGTCAACGTCAGGCGCGCCATCGGCATCGGCATCGGCCTGTTCGTGGCGTTCATCGGCCTCAAGGGCGGCGGCATCATCGTCGGCAACGAGGCCACCATCCTCACGCTGGGCGACCTGACCAGCGCTCAGTGCATCGTGGCGCTGGTCGCCATCGCGCTTGCCGTGGTGCTCGAAACCCTGAAGGTGAAAGGCGCCCTGCTCATCTCCATCGTCGTGTCCACCATCGTGGGCATCCCCCTGGGCGTGACGGTCATGCCCACCGAGATGGGCTTCGGCCTCGACTTCTCCGCGTTCGCGGCGCCCTTCCAGATCGATCCGCAGTCCAACACCGTGGCCATCCTGCAGGTCGTCACGACGCCGGCGCTGCTCATGTTCGTGTTCTCGCTTCTCATGAGCGACTTCTTCGACACGATGGGCACGGTCATGGGCGTTGCCGACCGCGCCGACTTCGTCGACAAGGACGGCAACGTCGAGGATATCCAGCCCATCCTCATGGTCGACTCGGCCGCCGCGGCCCTGGGCGGTTTCTTCGGCGCGAGCTCCATCACCACCTATGCCGAGAGCACCGCGGGTGCGGTCGCGGGCGCGCGCACGGGCCTGTCCAACGTGGTCATCGGCGTGCTGTTCGCCGTGTTCGCCTTCTTCGCCCCGGTGGTCGGCATGGTTTCGGCCCCCGCGACGTGCGGCGCGCTCGTGGTCGTGGGCTACCTCATGATGACGGGCG is part of the Berryella intestinalis genome and harbors:
- a CDS encoding NCS2 family permease, yielding MDRFFKISERKSTVGNEVIGGLTTFLAMAYIIAVNPLMMSIAGIPFDAALTSTCFGAAIMTIAMGIFANRPLALASGMGINAIVAYSLCGATALGVDWRVAMAVIFLEGVLILVLVLCGLRKAIMDAIPVNVRRAIGIGIGLFVAFIGLKGGGIIVGNEATILTLGDLTSAQCIVALVAIALAVVLETLKVKGALLISIVVSTIVGIPLGVTVMPTEMGFGLDFSAFAAPFQIDPQSNTVAILQVVTTPALLMFVFSLLMSDFFDTMGTVMGVADRADFVDKDGNVEDIQPILMVDSAAAALGGFFGASSITTYAESTAGAVAGARTGLSNVVIGVLFAVFAFFAPVVGMVSAPATCGALVVVGYLMMTGVGEIDWTSMDSAFPAFITIMGIPLTYSITDGIGFGFVSYVVIKVAQGKIGEIRPLMWVATVAFFLMFVFA